Proteins encoded by one window of Blautia faecicola:
- a CDS encoding DUF6669 family protein — MKEMKTIYQVGGKLCKDFIGQISYTVCLDQTYEELDIEFSFGPQHFRPEDVTPALKQRLLDYCKKEYGMEEGTPEEWEDAVYHGMKTEIHTMASLNDTFIGNVHRQLTTRHMHFTATEATEGCIPQPCIEGVLKVNVQVFSVLLDNTDYQLTVRVR; from the coding sequence ATGAAAGAAATGAAAACCATTTACCAGGTAGGGGGAAAATTATGTAAAGACTTTATCGGTCAGATTTCCTATACCGTCTGCCTGGATCAGACTTATGAAGAACTGGATATTGAATTTTCTTTTGGACCGCAGCACTTTCGCCCGGAAGATGTGACACCGGCATTGAAACAACGCCTGCTCGACTACTGCAAAAAAGAGTATGGCATGGAAGAAGGCACTCCGGAGGAATGGGAAGATGCCGTCTATCACGGCATGAAAACCGAGATTCACACTATGGCATCCCTGAATGATACCTTCATCGGAAATGTCCACAGACAGCTTACCACCCGGCATATGCACTTTACCGCAACGGAAGCCACCGAAGGATGCATTCCACAGCCTTGCATCGAAGGCGTGTTAAAAGTAAACGTTCAGGTATTTTCCGTACTGCTGGATAACACCGACTACCAGCTCACGGTACGTGTACGATAA
- a CDS encoding PHP domain-containing protein: protein MEKRTLYKEGTYKKGNLHTHTTWSDGVHTPQETAEHYRSKGYDFLALTDHWVYGIHPELNRDDFLVFPGTELDIELPGRKDHHLVGFGLPETNRIPEHYTFEEERKNGVLTTAERIIEYFGQRGNVTLYGHPYWSKVDSTDIKYLQGMIGMEIYNHGSEFFGNNGNSETYFDHFLFVRNRIFCFATDDAHDIGTHDLGGFIMVKTREFTHRGILDAIRDGSFYASGGPLLHDFYVKDSVAYITCEPCQHIYFQTPHRGDHLFSEEGDCLTEGSFALNGDEEYVRVTIKNSRGEKAWTQPIWLWLF from the coding sequence ATGGAAAAAAGGACGCTGTATAAAGAAGGCACCTACAAAAAAGGAAATCTTCATACCCATACGACCTGGTCGGATGGTGTACATACCCCACAGGAGACTGCGGAGCATTATCGAAGCAAAGGATATGATTTTCTGGCTCTGACGGATCACTGGGTTTATGGAATTCATCCGGAATTAAACAGGGATGATTTTCTGGTGTTTCCGGGAACAGAACTGGATATTGAACTGCCGGGAAGAAAAGATCACCATCTGGTGGGCTTCGGACTTCCGGAGACGAATCGGATCCCGGAACATTATACGTTTGAAGAAGAACGGAAAAACGGTGTGCTGACAACCGCGGAACGTATCATCGAATATTTTGGACAGAGAGGAAATGTAACACTGTACGGACATCCGTACTGGTCAAAAGTTGATTCTACGGATATCAAGTATCTGCAGGGCATGATCGGAATGGAAATCTATAATCATGGCTCTGAATTTTTCGGAAATAACGGAAACTCTGAGACGTATTTTGATCATTTTCTGTTTGTGAGAAATAGGATTTTCTGCTTTGCCACCGATGATGCTCATGATATTGGAACGCATGATCTTGGCGGTTTTATTATGGTAAAGACCAGGGAATTTACACACAGAGGTATCCTTGACGCTATTCGGGACGGAAGTTTTTATGCATCCGGCGGACCGCTTCTGCATGATTTTTATGTGAAAGATAGTGTCGCATATATTACCTGTGAGCCGTGTCAGCATATTTATTTCCAGACACCGCACAGAGGCGATCACCTGTTTAGTGAAGAAGGAGATTGTCTGACAGAAGGAAGCTTTGCGTTAAACGGGGATGAAGAGTATGTAAGAGTGACGATCAAAAACAGCAGAGGCGAGAAAGCATGGACGCAGCCGATCTGGCTGTGGCTGTTTTAA
- a CDS encoding endonuclease/exonuclease/phosphatase family protein — MLKLVTFNIRCDYDQDGANSFRFRKPVILKKLAEERPDVICFQEVLPHVAAWLKENLTDYTVIGCGRSETLEDEQMTIAFRTDRLNLINMETFWLSPTPYVPASRYKEQSTCPRVCTEVVLEDLQEKKVFRLCDIHLDHIGVLARTLGLSQILKKMDEAVLFAGAPVILAGDFNAEPDGEEFAVMKERTDYVNVTEGIGITYHGFEPEDEPERIDYVYIKESQEGYPGIRCTGVKKWEDKEGEVWLSDHYPICVELEFVGDGNQK; from the coding sequence ATGTTAAAATTAGTAACCTTTAATATCCGATGTGATTATGATCAGGACGGAGCCAACAGTTTCCGGTTTCGTAAACCTGTTATTTTAAAGAAACTTGCCGAAGAACGTCCGGACGTGATCTGCTTTCAGGAAGTGCTGCCACATGTGGCAGCATGGCTGAAAGAGAATCTGACAGATTATACAGTGATCGGCTGCGGAAGAAGTGAGACACTGGAAGATGAGCAGATGACGATCGCGTTTCGTACCGACCGTCTGAATCTGATCAATATGGAAACATTCTGGCTTTCCCCGACACCGTATGTGCCGGCAAGCCGATACAAAGAACAGTCCACTTGTCCGCGGGTATGCACGGAAGTGGTACTGGAAGATCTTCAGGAAAAGAAAGTATTTCGTTTATGTGATATTCATCTGGATCATATCGGTGTACTGGCGAGAACACTGGGGCTGTCCCAGATCTTAAAGAAGATGGATGAGGCGGTTCTGTTTGCAGGAGCACCGGTGATCCTTGCCGGAGACTTTAATGCAGAGCCGGATGGGGAAGAATTTGCAGTGATGAAAGAACGGACAGATTATGTAAACGTAACGGAAGGTATCGGAATCACCTATCACGGATTCGAACCGGAGGATGAGCCGGAGCGGATCGATTATGTATATATCAAGGAGTCTCAGGAAGGTTATCCGGGAATTCGCTGTACCGGTGTAAAAAAATGGGAAGACAAAGAAGGGGAAGTGTGGCTGTCGGATCATTATCCGATCTGTGTGGAACTGGAGTTTGTCGGAGATGGTAATCAGAAATGA
- a CDS encoding ABC transporter permease: protein MKAASVGKAKKYKPKKQPLKKRLVRYWPLYLMLLPCIIYYALICYVPMAGSVLAFKDYSFKKGIWGSPWIGLKYFKTFFSSYDAPRLIRNTLTVGVIKCILEFPFAIILALLLNELRSMKFKKISQTITYLPHFLSSVIIVTMLQRILAPNTGVLNQAIAAMGGDGSTFFLMEAKYFFQILFSMDLWRNIGWDSIMYLAAISSVDLALYEAAEMDGCGKLKKMWHITLPGIRGTIGLLFIMGVGGLLSSGVEQIWLLRTPGNMSLADTLDVYVLRMGIQGGQFGYATAIGLIQGLVGLVLVVVCNRICKKITEVGLW, encoded by the coding sequence ATGAAAGCAGCAAGTGTTGGAAAGGCGAAAAAATACAAGCCGAAGAAACAGCCGCTGAAGAAACGACTGGTGCGTTACTGGCCGTTGTATCTGATGCTGCTTCCCTGCATCATCTATTATGCACTGATCTGTTATGTGCCGATGGCAGGTTCGGTTCTCGCCTTTAAGGATTATTCCTTTAAGAAGGGAATCTGGGGAAGCCCATGGATCGGACTGAAGTATTTTAAGACTTTCTTTTCCAGTTATGATGCACCGAGACTGATCCGTAATACACTGACGGTCGGTGTGATCAAATGTATTCTGGAATTTCCGTTTGCCATCATACTTGCCCTTTTGCTGAATGAACTTCGCAGCATGAAGTTTAAGAAGATCTCGCAGACGATCACTTATCTGCCGCATTTTCTCTCTTCTGTTATTATTGTAACCATGCTGCAGAGAATTCTGGCACCGAATACCGGTGTGTTGAATCAGGCGATCGCAGCAATGGGCGGAGATGGAAGCACATTCTTTCTGATGGAAGCAAAATATTTCTTCCAGATTCTGTTTTCCATGGATCTGTGGAGAAACATCGGATGGGATTCCATCATGTATCTGGCGGCAATCAGTTCCGTAGACCTGGCATTGTACGAGGCAGCAGAGATGGATGGATGCGGAAAGCTGAAAAAAATGTGGCATATCACACTGCCGGGTATCCGGGGAACGATCGGTCTTCTGTTTATCATGGGAGTAGGCGGACTGCTTTCTTCCGGTGTGGAACAGATCTGGCTGTTACGTACACCTGGTAACATGTCTCTGGCAGATACCCTTGATGTATATGTACTGCGTATGGGTATTCAGGGTGGACAGTTTGGATATGCAACCGCGATCGGTCTGATCCAGGGGCTGGTAGGACTGGTGCTGGTAGTAGTCTGCAACCGGATCTGTAAAAAGATCACGGAAGTCGGACTGTGGTAA
- a CDS encoding extracellular solute-binding protein encodes MKKKMVKRLMAASMAGTLAVTMFAGCGSSSDSKDNSSAKTEDSSEDNSDKPDTWIADRTITVQAYVDDIGNTLPEDFNNTETMKKITELTGIKLDVKYTPGDSDAKVMASQLASGTIPDVIISYLDNSTRPEFPLLYKAAKDGMFADVSEYMKDSKVYSKYYEDDYLPDDTKNNIVFRDDLDGVYLWQMNIDEVDRSLEYNADDEYVGGMYIQKSIADDLGIDTREIKTQDDFYNLLVKIKEGGYKDDNGNAVYPLGPKYWGGSVDALKYIATGYDWGVSDDYNLDENGDVKHIAETDYVYDEINFVRKLLDEDLMNPEFFTMDSTRAEEVSKNHNSAIIADVHNYEEIIYSSEDWIPLGPLNDIAGDNKEVVNGKSGRGCMAISADAENPEEIFQFFDWLSTKEGQTIAQYGAEGVSYTMEDGYPRLTDEALEKLNDGDTDYMINTIGAGFGGSGNYFFEFVLTNKNNQDNFGESRPGASSGNSTFARSVQIAEDYPVEKKLVPGLDATAYMSADELADVKMQMDLLDWDETFVQACFAKTDDEVKSIVESFRDQLKAAGIDRFEEYVKNIYDEDPNTVTFYK; translated from the coding sequence ATGAAAAAGAAAATGGTAAAACGCCTGATGGCAGCTTCCATGGCAGGAACACTGGCAGTGACCATGTTTGCAGGATGTGGCAGCTCATCTGACAGCAAAGACAACAGCAGCGCGAAAACAGAAGATTCCAGCGAAGACAACTCCGACAAACCGGATACCTGGATCGCTGACCGTACCATCACCGTACAGGCTTACGTAGATGATATCGGAAACACACTGCCGGAAGATTTTAACAACACCGAAACCATGAAAAAGATCACAGAGCTGACCGGTATCAAACTGGATGTAAAATATACACCTGGTGACAGCGATGCAAAAGTTATGGCTTCTCAGCTGGCTTCCGGAACCATCCCGGATGTGATCATCTCCTACCTGGATAACTCCACAAGACCGGAGTTCCCACTGCTTTACAAAGCGGCAAAAGACGGAATGTTCGCAGATGTATCCGAATATATGAAAGACAGTAAAGTATATTCCAAATATTACGAGGATGATTATCTGCCGGATGATACGAAGAACAATATCGTATTCCGCGATGATCTGGACGGTGTATATCTGTGGCAGATGAATATTGATGAAGTAGACCGTTCTCTGGAATATAATGCAGACGATGAGTATGTAGGTGGTATGTACATTCAGAAATCCATTGCGGATGATCTTGGCATTGATACCAGAGAAATCAAGACACAGGATGACTTCTACAACCTGCTGGTTAAGATCAAAGAAGGCGGTTATAAAGATGACAACGGAAACGCTGTATATCCGTTAGGACCGAAATACTGGGGCGGATCTGTAGATGCTTTGAAATACATTGCAACCGGTTATGACTGGGGTGTCAGTGATGACTATAACCTGGATGAAAACGGTGATGTAAAACATATCGCAGAAACAGATTATGTATACGATGAAATCAACTTTGTCAGAAAACTTCTGGATGAAGATCTGATGAATCCGGAATTCTTCACCATGGATTCTACCCGTGCAGAAGAAGTATCCAAAAATCACAATTCCGCAATTATTGCCGATGTGCATAACTACGAAGAGATCATTTACTCCAGCGAAGACTGGATTCCGTTAGGACCGTTGAATGATATCGCCGGAGATAACAAAGAAGTTGTAAACGGAAAGAGCGGCCGTGGATGTATGGCAATCTCCGCAGATGCAGAGAATCCGGAAGAAATCTTCCAGTTCTTTGACTGGCTGTCCACAAAAGAAGGACAGACGATCGCACAGTATGGTGCAGAAGGTGTATCTTATACAATGGAAGACGGATATCCGAGACTGACAGATGAAGCTCTGGAAAAACTGAACGATGGCGATACCGATTATATGATCAATACCATCGGTGCAGGATTTGGCGGATCAGGAAATTATTTCTTTGAATTCGTTTTAACCAACAAAAACAACCAGGATAACTTTGGAGAGTCCCGTCCGGGAGCATCTTCCGGCAATTCCACTTTCGCAAGAAGTGTACAGATCGCTGAGGATTATCCGGTAGAAAAGAAACTGGTTCCTGGTCTGGATGCGACAGCTTACATGTCAGCAGATGAACTGGCAGATGTAAAGATGCAGATGGACCTGCTTGACTGGGATGAAACATTTGTACAGGCTTGTTTTGCAAAAACAGATGACGAAGTAAAATCTATTGTAGAATCTTTCCGTGATCAGCTGAAAGCAGCAGGTATCGATCGCTTCGAAGAATATGTAAAAAATATTTATGACGAAGATCCGAATACAGTAACTTTCTACAAATAA
- a CDS encoding carbohydrate ABC transporter permease codes for MYKKKIKVNPVDQALQILIYLIIIALCLIILLPCLNVVALAFNDGADAARGGVWFWPRQFTMDNFKEVFKDGSITTAYIITIARTVIGTFLSLMVTTLAAYALKQEDLPGRKVITMLITFTMLFGGGMIPTYIQYKNLHLLNSFWVYVVPSLVSVTYLLMVRTFFEGIPDSLEESAKLDGCGFFQTYIKIMLPLSKPVIAVVGLYTAVNHWNDWFAGAFYVNDTKLWPVQTVLQQMLTKAMNSQQEVTSVAQALAHNTVSVTSDSLKMAAVVVTTVPILCVYPFVQKYFAQGAMIGAVKG; via the coding sequence ATGTATAAAAAAAAGATAAAGGTCAATCCGGTAGATCAGGCCCTTCAGATTCTGATTTATCTGATCATTATTGCACTCTGTCTGATCATTCTGCTCCCCTGCCTGAACGTGGTGGCGCTGGCATTTAATGATGGAGCTGATGCGGCCAGGGGCGGCGTATGGTTCTGGCCGAGACAGTTCACGATGGATAACTTCAAGGAAGTATTCAAAGACGGAAGTATCACAACAGCTTATATTATTACGATTGCAAGAACTGTAATTGGAACATTTTTAAGCTTAATGGTAACGACACTGGCGGCATATGCTCTGAAACAGGAAGATCTGCCGGGAAGAAAAGTTATCACTATGCTGATCACATTTACGATGTTGTTTGGCGGTGGTATGATCCCTACCTATATTCAGTACAAAAATCTGCATCTGTTAAATTCGTTCTGGGTTTATGTGGTGCCAAGTCTGGTAAGCGTTACGTATCTTTTGATGGTACGAACTTTTTTTGAAGGAATACCGGACAGTCTGGAAGAGTCGGCGAAACTGGACGGCTGTGGATTTTTCCAGACATATATCAAGATCATGCTTCCACTTAGTAAACCGGTTATTGCCGTAGTTGGTCTGTATACGGCAGTAAACCACTGGAATGACTGGTTTGCAGGGGCATTCTATGTTAATGATACAAAACTGTGGCCGGTGCAGACGGTTCTGCAGCAGATGTTGACAAAAGCAATGAATTCACAGCAGGAAGTAACTTCTGTTGCGCAGGCGCTGGCACATAATACGGTGTCTGTAACATCCGATTCTCTGAAGATGGCAGCAGTAGTTGTCACGACAGTTCCGATTCTCTGCGTATATCCGTTCGTGCAGAAATACTTTGCACAGGGTGCCATGATCGGTGCAGTAAAAGGTTAA
- a CDS encoding carbohydrate kinase family protein: MDAKKWDVYVYGDVNIDIVIPGVEKFPEPGQEDEVSVMETFVGGGAALFTLGVGKLGLHPVFQGEVGDDCYGELIRNKFRESNVDDSLLGVSKELKTGISLSFTNEKDRSFLTYRGTNEKISISQVDVEKVKEAAHIHVTGYAGSVNHNEYLELLKKIKVETQATVSFDVGWDSTGEWKAEIRDLFPYIDVLFMNETEAQHYGRKETAEEAAREFARTAGMAVIKMGKKGSIAVKDGKLYQAAPYTVEAVDTTGAGDSFNAGFVYGFLKGKTMEECLKCGNGCGALSVTALGGNTGFPTEDGLEAFMKSCEA, from the coding sequence ATGGACGCTAAAAAATGGGATGTTTATGTATACGGCGACGTCAATATTGATATTGTGATCCCGGGGGTGGAAAAGTTTCCGGAACCCGGACAGGAAGATGAAGTTTCTGTGATGGAAACTTTTGTCGGTGGCGGAGCTGCGTTATTTACTCTGGGAGTAGGCAAGCTGGGACTTCACCCGGTCTTTCAGGGAGAAGTGGGAGATGACTGTTACGGTGAACTGATTCGGAATAAGTTCCGGGAAAGCAATGTGGACGATTCTCTTCTTGGGGTAAGTAAAGAGCTAAAAACGGGTATTTCCTTAAGCTTTACGAATGAAAAAGACCGTTCGTTCTTAACCTATCGGGGAACCAATGAAAAAATCAGCATCTCGCAGGTTGATGTAGAAAAAGTAAAAGAAGCCGCGCATATCCATGTGACCGGCTATGCGGGATCTGTCAATCATAACGAATACCTGGAACTGTTAAAGAAGATCAAGGTCGAGACACAGGCTACGGTATCCTTTGATGTGGGCTGGGATTCTACCGGCGAGTGGAAAGCGGAGATCAGGGATCTTTTCCCGTATATTGATGTACTGTTTATGAATGAGACAGAGGCGCAGCATTACGGAAGAAAAGAGACAGCCGAGGAAGCGGCACGGGAATTTGCCCGGACAGCCGGTATGGCGGTGATCAAGATGGGGAAAAAAGGTTCGATCGCAGTGAAAGACGGAAAACTGTATCAGGCAGCACCGTACACGGTGGAAGCGGTAGACACCACCGGAGCCGGAGATTCTTTTAATGCCGGATTCGTCTACGGATTTCTGAAAGGAAAAACCATGGAAGAATGCCTGAAATGTGGAAACGGATGCGGAGCACTTTCCGTGACTGCCCTTGGCGGCAATACCGGATTTCCGACAGAGGACGGACTGGAAGCGTTTATGAAGAGTTGTGAAGCATGA
- a CDS encoding 6-phospho-beta-glucosidase, which translates to MKIAVIGGAGVRTVIFINGLLKRYKKLHIDEVVLYDIQEEKQKIIEKLCKHVVERNHEDLKVWAVSDPVEAITGADYIVTTLRVGGDHSRVVDETIALDLGVIGQETTGVGGFSMAVRTIPVLIEYCELIKKYAPDAWIFNFTNPSGLVTQALRSAGYDKIIGICDAPSSTKFRMAHDLGVEEDDLYVEFFGLNHLSWIRSVKKKGEEILPELLADDAFLQGVQEFSMFDPELLRSIGFLPNEYLYYYYHREKALENIKKSGATRGKTIENVNIQMMDELKHMDIDADPEGALQIFLYYMQVRENSYMSIESGLAKRPLLEKGQLEVPDGMGYAGVMLDCIEGMQSEKGKYLVLSVENNGSIPGLADEDVIETTCLVSKDGIHPVKVKEVPEHCYLLIRLIKMYEKLTVEAVKNKSKETAVQALMLHPLVNSYSLAKQLVDKYDEVYGGIFR; encoded by the coding sequence ATGAAAATCGCAGTAATCGGCGGTGCAGGTGTGCGTACCGTAATCTTTATCAACGGACTTTTAAAGAGATATAAAAAACTTCATATCGATGAAGTGGTACTTTATGATATTCAGGAAGAGAAGCAGAAAATTATTGAAAAGTTATGTAAACATGTAGTGGAGAGAAATCATGAAGATCTGAAAGTATGGGCGGTATCCGATCCGGTAGAAGCGATCACAGGTGCGGATTACATCGTAACCACACTGCGTGTCGGCGGAGATCACTCCCGTGTAGTAGATGAGACTATCGCTCTGGATCTTGGTGTGATCGGACAGGAGACGACCGGTGTGGGTGGATTCTCCATGGCAGTCCGCACGATCCCGGTACTGATCGAGTACTGTGAACTGATCAAAAAATATGCACCGGATGCATGGATCTTCAACTTTACGAATCCATCCGGTCTGGTAACACAGGCACTGCGAAGCGCCGGATACGATAAGATCATCGGAATCTGCGATGCACCGAGCAGCACAAAATTCCGTATGGCACATGATCTGGGAGTGGAGGAAGATGATCTGTACGTAGAATTCTTTGGATTAAATCATCTGTCCTGGATCCGCAGTGTGAAGAAAAAAGGCGAGGAAATCTTGCCGGAACTTCTGGCAGATGATGCTTTCTTACAGGGCGTACAGGAATTTTCCATGTTTGATCCGGAACTGTTGCGTTCCATCGGATTCCTGCCGAACGAATATCTGTACTACTACTATCACAGAGAAAAAGCGCTGGAGAATATCAAAAAATCCGGGGCAACCAGAGGAAAGACTATCGAAAACGTAAATATCCAGATGATGGATGAACTGAAACATATGGATATCGACGCGGATCCGGAAGGTGCACTGCAGATCTTCCTGTACTATATGCAGGTACGTGAAAACTCTTATATGAGCATCGAATCCGGTCTGGCAAAGCGGCCGCTTCTGGAAAAAGGTCAGCTGGAAGTACCGGACGGTATGGGATATGCCGGAGTTATGCTGGACTGCATCGAAGGAATGCAGAGTGAAAAAGGAAAATATCTGGTGTTGTCTGTGGAAAATAACGGAAGCATCCCGGGACTGGCTGACGAAGATGTGATCGAGACCACCTGTCTGGTATCGAAAGACGGCATCCATCCGGTAAAAGTAAAAGAGGTACCGGAACACTGCTATCTGCTGATCCGTCTGATTAAAATGTACGAGAAACTGACCGTGGAAGCAGTAAAGAACAAATCCAAAGAAACCGCGGTACAGGCACTGATGCTGCATCCGCTGGTAAATTCATATTCTCTGGCAAAACAGCTGGTAGATAAGTATGATGAAGTTTATGGGGGAATTTTCCGTTAG